A window of the Tessaracoccus sp. MC1865 genome harbors these coding sequences:
- the fmt gene encoding methionyl-tRNA formyltransferase produces the protein MRLVFAGTPEVAVPSLDALVASQHEVVAVVTRPDAPAGRGRRLTPSPVAVRAEELGIEVLKPAHPRDADFQARLRELAVDVCPVVAYGALLPQSALDIPAHGWVNLHFSLLPRWRGAAPVQRAIMAGDEEIGTACFQIVRELDAGDVYLMESRPMPDATAGELLAALAESGADQLVRAMDMVAAGERPTPQPAEGLTVAAKITVEESRLDWARPAQELRNLIMGCSPDPGAWCELDGQRFKIYRASVADDHALAPGELDATKRQVFVGTGEGTLELLEVQAPGKRRMPAIDWARSGVAGKALT, from the coding sequence ATGAGGCTCGTGTTCGCCGGCACCCCCGAGGTCGCCGTTCCCTCGCTCGACGCCCTGGTGGCGTCGCAGCATGAGGTGGTGGCGGTGGTCACCCGGCCGGATGCGCCCGCCGGCCGTGGCCGCAGACTGACGCCGTCGCCGGTGGCCGTGCGGGCGGAGGAACTGGGGATCGAGGTGCTGAAGCCCGCGCATCCCCGCGATGCGGATTTCCAGGCCCGCCTGCGGGAACTCGCCGTCGACGTGTGCCCGGTGGTCGCCTACGGCGCGCTCCTGCCGCAGTCGGCGCTCGACATCCCGGCCCACGGCTGGGTCAACCTGCACTTCTCCCTGTTGCCCAGGTGGCGCGGGGCGGCGCCGGTCCAGCGCGCGATCATGGCTGGCGACGAGGAGATCGGCACCGCCTGCTTCCAGATCGTGCGGGAACTGGATGCGGGCGACGTGTACCTGATGGAATCGCGTCCCATGCCCGACGCCACCGCAGGTGAGCTGCTGGCGGCGCTCGCGGAGAGCGGCGCGGACCAGCTCGTCCGGGCCATGGACATGGTGGCGGCGGGGGAGCGGCCCACGCCGCAGCCGGCCGAGGGTCTCACCGTCGCAGCCAAGATCACCGTCGAAGAGTCCCGCCTCGACTGGGCACGGCCGGCGCAGGAACTGAGGAACCTCATCATGGGGTGCTCGCCGGACCCGGGGGCCTGGTGCGAACTCGACGGGCAGCGGTTCAAGATCTACCGGGCGTCGGTCGCAGATGACCATGCCCTGGCGCCGGGCGAACTCGACGCAACCAAGCGGCAGGTCTTCGTCGGCACAGGGGAGGGCACGCTCGAACTCCTCGAGGTGCAGGCCCCCGGGAAGCGACGGATGCCGGCCATCGACTGGGCCCGCTCCGGCGTGGCAGGGAAGGCTCTGACATGA
- a CDS encoding RsmB/NOP family class I SAM-dependent RNA methyltransferase, whose product MNPRKVAFDVLRQITGEDAYANLALAKRLATAGLETRDAGLVTELVSGTCRLMGTYDRVIEAAAGRALNTLQPAVVDVLRLGAHQLLGMKMKKYAAVTSTVDLARATVGQRVTGLVNAIMRKISAKDLDGWLDQLSKKAGPLDELAIRGHHPRWIVDAYADLLTPDELPRALAANNEPPHPTLVVRPGLATIGDLSGATPTRFSPFGATTDGAPAEQAAVREGRVGVQDEGSQLVAWALARTEAPAGPWLDMCAGPGGKAALLTGLAREEGTWLVASESQEHRARLVQQALSAYPDGAVAITADGTLPAWGRQFSKVMVDVPCSGLGALRRRPESRWRRRPEDVTSLGGLQRDLLRQAIASTVPGGVVAYVTCSPHRAETVEVVDDVLAEHPEVARLHAADALPDVPESALGDDVQLWPQRHGTDAMYLALLRVGS is encoded by the coding sequence ATGAATCCCCGCAAGGTGGCGTTCGACGTGCTGCGGCAGATCACCGGCGAAGACGCCTACGCCAACCTGGCGCTGGCCAAGCGGTTGGCCACGGCCGGGCTGGAGACCCGCGATGCCGGTCTCGTCACGGAACTCGTCTCGGGCACGTGCCGGTTGATGGGCACCTACGACCGTGTCATCGAGGCCGCCGCAGGACGGGCGCTGAACACGCTCCAGCCCGCCGTCGTCGACGTGCTGCGGCTCGGCGCTCACCAGTTGCTGGGCATGAAGATGAAGAAGTACGCGGCGGTCACCTCGACGGTCGACCTGGCCCGCGCCACCGTCGGCCAGCGGGTCACGGGGCTCGTGAATGCCATCATGCGCAAGATCTCGGCCAAGGACCTGGACGGGTGGCTCGACCAGCTGTCCAAGAAAGCCGGTCCACTGGACGAACTCGCCATCCGTGGCCACCATCCGCGCTGGATCGTCGACGCCTACGCGGACCTGCTCACTCCGGATGAGCTGCCGCGTGCGCTCGCAGCGAACAACGAGCCGCCGCATCCCACCCTCGTCGTGCGCCCGGGCCTGGCCACCATCGGCGACCTGTCCGGTGCCACCCCCACCCGGTTCTCGCCCTTCGGCGCCACCACCGACGGCGCCCCGGCCGAGCAGGCGGCGGTGCGCGAGGGCCGCGTCGGCGTGCAGGACGAGGGTTCCCAGCTCGTCGCATGGGCGCTGGCCCGCACGGAGGCGCCGGCCGGCCCGTGGCTGGACATGTGCGCCGGCCCGGGCGGCAAGGCGGCCCTGCTCACCGGCCTGGCGCGCGAGGAGGGCACCTGGTTGGTCGCATCGGAGTCGCAGGAGCACCGCGCTCGGCTGGTGCAGCAGGCCCTGTCCGCCTACCCGGACGGCGCAGTGGCGATCACGGCTGACGGCACCCTCCCGGCCTGGGGTCGCCAGTTCTCGAAGGTCATGGTGGACGTGCCGTGCAGCGGATTGGGCGCGTTGCGTCGTCGCCCGGAGTCGCGGTGGCGCCGGCGTCCGGAGGACGTCACGTCGCTGGGCGGCCTGCAGCGCGACCTGCTCCGTCAGGCCATCGCGTCGACGGTGCCCGGGGGAGTGGTGGCCTACGTGACGTGCTCGCCCCACCGCGCGGAGACGGTCGAGGTCGTCGACGACGTGCTTGCTGAGCACCCCGAGGTCGCCCGGCTGCACGCTGCGGACGCGCTGCCCGACGTGCCTGAGAGCGCGCTGGGAGACGATGTGCAGTTGTGGCCTCAGCGCCATGGCACAGACGCGATGTACCTCGCGCTGCTGCGCGTGGGTTCCTGA
- the rpe gene encoding ribulose-phosphate 3-epimerase, translating into MRITPSILNADFANLATEIGRIGSADAIHVDVMDNHFVPNLSIGLPVVESIRRTTDKMLDIHLMIQDPDRWAPAYAEAGAESVTFHVEAAHAPIRLARELRRLGSRASIGLKPATPIDSYADMLDEVDMVLLMTVEPGFGGQKFLDLVLPKVRRTRELLGDRPIWIQVDGGVSAETIERCAEAGADTFVAGSAVYNAADPDAMVNQLRDLAVAACQH; encoded by the coding sequence ATGCGTATCACCCCGAGCATTCTCAACGCCGATTTTGCCAACCTCGCCACGGAGATCGGGCGGATCGGCAGCGCCGACGCCATCCATGTCGACGTCATGGACAACCATTTCGTGCCGAACCTGAGCATCGGGTTGCCCGTGGTGGAGTCCATCCGCAGGACCACGGACAAGATGCTCGACATCCACCTGATGATCCAGGACCCGGACCGTTGGGCTCCGGCCTACGCCGAGGCCGGTGCGGAGTCCGTGACCTTCCACGTGGAGGCCGCCCACGCACCCATCCGGCTGGCCCGCGAGCTGCGCCGGCTGGGCTCCCGCGCCTCGATCGGCCTGAAGCCGGCCACCCCCATCGACTCGTACGCCGACATGCTCGACGAGGTCGACATGGTGCTCCTGATGACCGTCGAGCCGGGCTTCGGCGGCCAGAAGTTCCTGGACCTGGTGTTGCCGAAGGTGCGTCGCACCCGCGAGCTGCTGGGGGACCGCCCGATCTGGATCCAGGTCGACGGTGGCGTGAGCGCGGAGACGATCGAGCGCTGCGCGGAGGCCGGCGCGGACACCTTCGTGGCGGGCTCCGCGGTCTACAACGCGGCCGACCCCGACGCGATGGTCAACCAGTTGCGCGACCTGGCCGTCGCGGCCTGCCAGCACTAG
- a CDS encoding proteasome assembly chaperone family protein — MQFAPLDGLRDPAVVIGFSGWNDAGNAASDLLRHLMDSYPGTDAGIIDDERYWDYQQTRPMLHRTADGAWVEWPALRLRAVHHPDRDIIVVLGPEPNLLWRQFSMDLVDRIKKIDPEIVVFVGAMLSDTPHTRPLPVGVYTSDPAVERKYNMDANDYTGPTGMIGVAGQLMLHERIPAASLWVSVPHYVSSPPNPKAQDALLTELEGILHVKIQHAELPAEADKWTLAVDQLSAQDPDIAEYIGQLEEARDTEEVEGATGDTIAAELEKFLRRRQGDDQPNGN; from the coding sequence ATGCAGTTCGCGCCTTTGGACGGTCTCCGAGACCCCGCAGTGGTGATCGGGTTCTCCGGTTGGAACGACGCCGGCAATGCGGCCAGTGATCTGCTGCGCCATCTGATGGACTCCTATCCCGGCACTGACGCGGGCATCATCGACGACGAGCGTTACTGGGATTACCAGCAGACGCGGCCCATGCTCCACCGCACCGCGGACGGCGCCTGGGTGGAGTGGCCGGCGCTGCGGTTGCGCGCCGTGCATCACCCGGATCGCGACATCATCGTCGTCCTGGGACCCGAACCGAACCTCCTGTGGCGGCAGTTCTCCATGGACCTGGTGGACCGGATCAAGAAGATCGACCCGGAGATCGTCGTGTTCGTCGGCGCCATGCTGAGCGACACGCCCCACACGCGTCCGCTACCTGTGGGCGTCTACACCAGTGATCCCGCCGTCGAGCGGAAGTACAACATGGACGCCAACGACTACACCGGGCCCACGGGCATGATCGGGGTGGCCGGGCAGCTGATGCTGCACGAGCGCATCCCTGCAGCTTCGCTGTGGGTGTCGGTCCCGCATTACGTGTCGTCGCCGCCCAACCCGAAGGCGCAGGACGCGCTGCTCACTGAGCTGGAGGGGATCCTGCACGTGAAGATCCAGCACGCGGAACTCCCCGCCGAGGCGGACAAGTGGACGCTCGCGGTGGACCAGTTGAGCGCACAGGACCCCGATATCGCCGAGTACATCGGCCAGCTCGAGGAGGCCCGCGACACCGAAGAGGTGGAGGGGGCCACGGGCGACACGATCGCGGCCGAGTTGGAGAAGTTCCTGCGCCGCCGTCAGGGCGACGACCAGCCGAACGGCAACTGA
- the metH gene encoding methionine synthase yields the protein MNLRDLLNRRVLVADGAMGTMLQSFGDLSVDDDFQGLEGCNEILNVTRPEIVASVHRAYFEAGADAVETNSFGTNLAALAEYDIVDRLDELAEAAARIARSVADEFTDKPRFVLGSMGPGTKLPTLGHVQFAAIRDAYQRQVAAMIRGGIDAVQIETCQDLLQAKAAIIGSQRAAAEAGVDLPILVNVTVETTGTMLLGSEIGAALTALEALGVDCIGLNCATGPAEMSEHLRHLARNAKIAVGTMPNAGLPELTADGARYPLGPDGLADALGTYLDEFGLAVIGGCCGTTPEHIRLLAERYSGREVAPRDPQPENSASSLYIQVPFEQDASYLNIGERTNANGSKAFRDAMLAENWDECVEIAKAQARDGAHVLDLCIDYVGRDGVADMKQLASRLSTAVTLPIVLDSTEPEVLLAGLEHLAGRVIINSVNYEDGDGPTSRFGRIMPLVKEHGTAVVALTIDEEGQARTAEWKVRVASRLIEDLTKNWGMDVGDILVDCLTFPIATGQEETRRDAIETIEAIRELKRLYPGVRTTLGVSNVSFGLNPAARIVLNSVFLHECVQAGLDSAIVHSAKILPMDRIPEEQRQVALDMVYDRRSEGYDPLSKYLDLFEGVTAASARASRAAELAALPLEERLQRRIIDGEAKGLTADLDEALRDKPALDIINQDLLAGMKTVGELFGSGQMQLPFVLQSAETMKLAVAHLEPHMEKSESDTGKGTLVLATVRGDVHDIGKNLVDIIVSNNGYTVINIGIKQPIQAIIDAAEQHSADAIGMSGLLVKSTLVMKDNLGELNRLGLAEKYPVLLGGAALTRTFVEHDLGDIFEGQVRYAKDAFEGLALMDAVMAVKQGVPGAKLPEPKKRRYAKVEVEEVPIEPGTRSDVARDIDVPTPPFWGTRVVKGIALADVAAWLDHRATFMGQWGLKGSRGGPTFEEIVETEAMPRLRMWMDRIKTENLANFGVVYGYFPVYSEGESLVVGSPEDPQKELTRFTFPRQRRDRRLCLADYFRDADEAAERGPDVLAMQLVTMGAEVAKGTAKLFEANSYREYMELHGLSVQLTEALAEHWHDRIRQDLGFGATSNIEEAIRKQGYRGSRYSFGYPACPDLEDRAKLVELLEPERIGVELSEELQLHPEQSTDAIVVHHPEAKYFNAG from the coding sequence ATTAATCTGAGAGACCTGTTGAATCGTCGTGTGCTTGTTGCCGATGGGGCGATGGGCACCATGCTGCAGTCGTTCGGCGACCTCAGTGTCGACGACGACTTCCAGGGGCTCGAGGGCTGCAACGAGATCCTCAACGTGACCAGGCCCGAGATCGTGGCCTCCGTCCACCGCGCGTACTTCGAGGCCGGTGCGGATGCCGTCGAGACCAACTCCTTCGGCACCAACCTGGCCGCGCTGGCCGAGTATGACATCGTCGATCGCCTCGACGAACTGGCTGAGGCCGCCGCACGGATCGCCCGCAGCGTGGCAGACGAGTTCACGGACAAGCCCCGCTTCGTCCTGGGCTCCATGGGCCCCGGCACCAAGCTGCCGACGCTCGGGCACGTCCAGTTCGCCGCCATCCGCGACGCCTACCAGCGTCAGGTGGCCGCCATGATCCGCGGCGGCATCGACGCGGTCCAGATCGAGACCTGCCAGGACCTCCTCCAAGCGAAGGCCGCCATCATCGGCTCACAGCGGGCCGCGGCGGAGGCGGGCGTCGACCTGCCCATCCTCGTCAACGTCACCGTCGAGACCACCGGCACCATGCTGCTGGGCTCCGAGATCGGCGCCGCACTCACGGCCTTGGAGGCGCTGGGGGTCGACTGCATCGGTCTCAACTGCGCCACCGGCCCCGCCGAGATGAGCGAGCACCTGCGCCACCTCGCCCGCAACGCCAAGATCGCCGTCGGCACCATGCCCAACGCCGGTCTCCCGGAACTGACGGCCGACGGTGCCCGCTACCCGCTGGGCCCCGACGGCCTCGCCGACGCCCTGGGCACCTACCTGGACGAGTTCGGGCTTGCGGTCATCGGCGGTTGCTGCGGCACCACGCCAGAGCACATCCGCCTCCTCGCCGAGCGCTACAGCGGCCGTGAGGTCGCCCCGCGCGACCCCCAGCCGGAGAACTCGGCTAGCTCGCTCTACATCCAGGTGCCGTTCGAGCAGGACGCCAGCTACCTGAACATCGGCGAGCGCACCAACGCCAACGGTTCCAAGGCCTTCCGCGACGCCATGTTGGCGGAGAACTGGGACGAGTGCGTGGAGATCGCCAAGGCCCAGGCCCGCGACGGTGCGCACGTGCTCGACCTCTGCATCGACTACGTCGGCCGCGACGGGGTCGCGGACATGAAGCAGTTGGCCTCCCGCCTCTCGACGGCCGTCACGCTGCCGATCGTGCTCGACTCCACGGAGCCGGAGGTCCTGCTCGCAGGCCTCGAGCACCTGGCCGGCCGAGTGATCATCAACTCGGTCAACTACGAAGACGGCGACGGCCCCACGTCGCGCTTCGGGCGGATCATGCCGCTGGTGAAGGAGCATGGCACCGCCGTCGTCGCGCTGACCATCGACGAGGAGGGCCAGGCCCGCACCGCCGAATGGAAGGTGCGCGTCGCGTCACGCCTCATCGAGGACCTCACGAAGAACTGGGGCATGGACGTGGGCGACATCCTCGTCGACTGCCTGACGTTCCCCATCGCCACCGGCCAGGAGGAGACGCGCCGCGACGCGATCGAGACCATCGAGGCCATCCGTGAGCTCAAGCGCCTGTACCCGGGCGTGCGCACCACGCTGGGCGTGTCGAACGTCTCGTTCGGCCTGAACCCGGCTGCCCGCATCGTGCTGAACTCCGTGTTCCTGCACGAGTGCGTGCAGGCAGGCCTCGACTCAGCCATCGTGCACAGCGCGAAGATCCTCCCGATGGACCGCATCCCGGAGGAACAGCGCCAGGTTGCGCTCGACATGGTCTACGACCGCCGCTCCGAGGGCTACGATCCGCTCTCGAAGTACCTGGACCTGTTCGAGGGTGTCACCGCGGCCTCCGCACGCGCCTCCCGTGCCGCGGAACTGGCTGCGCTGCCGCTCGAGGAGCGCCTCCAGCGCCGGATCATCGACGGCGAGGCGAAGGGGCTCACCGCAGACCTCGACGAGGCCCTCAGGGACAAGCCGGCCCTCGACATCATCAACCAGGACCTGCTCGCCGGCATGAAGACCGTGGGCGAACTGTTCGGCTCCGGCCAGATGCAGCTGCCGTTCGTTCTCCAGTCCGCCGAGACCATGAAGCTGGCCGTGGCCCACCTCGAGCCGCACATGGAGAAGTCGGAGAGCGACACCGGCAAGGGCACCCTCGTGCTGGCCACCGTCCGTGGCGACGTACACGACATCGGTAAGAACCTCGTCGACATCATCGTCAGCAACAACGGCTACACCGTCATCAACATCGGCATCAAGCAGCCCATCCAGGCCATCATCGACGCCGCCGAGCAGCACAGCGCCGACGCCATCGGCATGTCCGGGCTCCTCGTGAAGTCGACGCTCGTGATGAAGGACAACCTGGGAGAGCTCAACCGGCTTGGCCTCGCCGAGAAGTACCCGGTGCTGCTCGGAGGTGCCGCACTCACCCGTACCTTCGTCGAGCACGACCTGGGCGACATCTTCGAGGGCCAGGTGCGCTACGCCAAGGACGCGTTCGAGGGCCTCGCGCTCATGGACGCCGTCATGGCCGTGAAGCAGGGCGTTCCGGGCGCGAAGCTGCCGGAGCCCAAGAAGCGCCGCTACGCCAAGGTCGAGGTGGAGGAGGTGCCGATCGAACCGGGCACCCGCTCCGACGTCGCCCGCGACATCGACGTCCCCACCCCGCCGTTCTGGGGCACGCGCGTGGTCAAGGGCATCGCCCTGGCGGACGTCGCGGCGTGGCTCGACCACCGTGCCACATTCATGGGCCAGTGGGGCCTGAAGGGGAGCAGGGGAGGCCCGACGTTCGAGGAGATCGTCGAGACCGAGGCGATGCCCCGGCTGCGGATGTGGATGGATCGCATCAAGACGGAGAACCTCGCCAACTTCGGCGTCGTCTACGGCTACTTCCCCGTGTACTCCGAGGGAGAGTCGCTCGTCGTCGGCAGCCCTGAGGACCCGCAGAAGGAGCTGACCCGGTTCACGTTCCCGAGGCAGCGCCGTGACCGCCGCCTGTGCCTGGCGGACTACTTCCGCGACGCAGACGAGGCCGCCGAGCGCGGCCCAGACGTGCTGGCCATGCAACTGGTCACCATGGGTGCCGAGGTCGCCAAGGGCACCGCCAAGCTGTTCGAGGCCAACTCCTACCGCGAGTACATGGAGCTCCACGGCCTGTCCGTCCAACTGACAGAGGCCCTCGCCGAGCACTGGCACGACCGGATCCGCCAGGACCTGGGCTTCGGCGCCACCTCCAACATCGAGGAGGCCATCCGCAAGCAGGGCTACCGCGGCTCGCGCTACTCCTTCGGCTACCCCGCCTGCCCGGACCTGGAGGACCGCGCCAAGCTCGTGGAGCTCCTGGAGCCGGAGCGGATCGGCGTCGAGCTGAGCGAGGAACTGCAGTTGCACCCTGAGCAGTCGACCGATGCCATCGTCGTGCACCACCCGGAAGCGAAGTACTTCAATGCAGGCTGA
- a CDS encoding HAD family phosphatase: MQAEPKAVLWDFDGTLVNTEPVWQEIERQMLAEHGVTFTTEQWESMTGQDARLSAAMIAEAIGSDDIDGLLETLLQRVADHLRQRDLPYLPGSRELLVELAALGVPCAIVTASSGSVLDAARDRLPQHVSFIVTSDDVKKTKPHPEGYLLAMERLGVSPKDVVILEDSVPGTLSGLASGAVVYAVPSVPLEQHRRMHIGEGLDGITWETLVDVWRARKELA, translated from the coding sequence ATGCAGGCTGAGCCGAAGGCCGTCCTCTGGGACTTCGACGGGACGCTGGTCAACACCGAGCCCGTGTGGCAGGAGATCGAGCGCCAGATGCTCGCCGAGCACGGGGTGACGTTCACCACCGAGCAGTGGGAGTCGATGACCGGCCAGGACGCGCGGCTCTCCGCCGCGATGATCGCCGAAGCCATCGGCTCAGACGACATCGACGGCCTACTGGAGACGCTCCTGCAGCGGGTGGCCGACCACCTCCGTCAGCGCGACCTCCCGTACCTGCCCGGCTCGCGCGAACTCCTCGTGGAGTTGGCGGCGTTGGGCGTGCCCTGCGCGATCGTCACCGCCAGCAGCGGGTCCGTTCTGGACGCTGCCCGAGACCGGTTGCCCCAGCATGTCTCGTTCATCGTCACCTCCGACGACGTGAAGAAGACCAAGCCGCACCCGGAGGGATACCTCCTTGCCATGGAGCGCCTGGGCGTCTCCCCGAAGGACGTCGTGATCCTCGAGGATTCCGTGCCGGGCACCCTGTCCGGGCTCGCCTCGGGCGCCGTCGTCTACGCTGTGCCTTCTGTGCCGCTCGAGCAGCACCGTCGCATGCACATCGGCGAAGGGCTCGACGGCATCACCTGGGAGACGCTCGTCGACGTATGGCGGGCACGGAAGGAACTGGCATGA